The proteins below come from a single Streptomyces sp. M92 genomic window:
- a CDS encoding ATP-binding protein yields MNQKSAELPTSVRNFSVQLSPTPRGARLARLLATEQLRSWGLPLDPARQLVAELASNAAAHGRVPGRDFRLTLYVVGATLRIEVTDTRGEELPRPQTPAPDAESGRGLLLVEALADRWGVTEERFPRKTVWAELPCTPPEPAF; encoded by the coding sequence GTGAACCAGAAATCCGCCGAACTCCCGACGTCCGTCCGCAACTTCAGTGTGCAGCTGTCCCCCACGCCGCGCGGCGCCCGCCTCGCCCGTCTGCTGGCGACGGAACAGCTCCGCAGCTGGGGCCTCCCGCTCGACCCGGCCCGCCAGCTCGTCGCCGAACTGGCGAGCAACGCGGCGGCCCACGGACGCGTCCCCGGCCGCGACTTCCGGCTCACGCTCTACGTCGTCGGCGCGACCCTCCGTATCGAGGTCACCGACACCCGGGGCGAAGAACTCCCCCGCCCGCAGACACCCGCCCCCGACGCCGAATCGGGCCGTGGCCTGCTGCTCGTCGAGGCGCTGGCGGACCGCTGGGGAGTGACCGAGGAACGCTTCCCGCGCAAGACCGTGTGGGCGGAACTGCCCTGCACACCGCCGGAACCCGCGTTCTGA
- a CDS encoding helix-turn-helix domain-containing protein has product MTVETDAGRLKSEADEPGWEVDPDDEWGIAVITTVGRQLKLRREAAGMRAVEFGAAVGYGEDMVYKIEGGKRIPRQEYLDRADEALDAGGLISAAWEDVKKVRYPKKVRELGKLEAKAVEIGVYECNIVAGLLQTPEHARVLIEAAQPPYSPDDVERMVAARLARQSVYERDPAPSIHFVLEEAPLRRQIGGTMGWRRQLERLLEVGRLASVTLQVMPTNVDAHPGLDGRIELLKFQDGTAVGRADGLFNGRPVSEPRQLRILELQYGTIRAQALPPRESLAFIEKLLGET; this is encoded by the coding sequence ATGACAGTCGAGACGGACGCGGGACGGCTCAAGAGTGAGGCGGACGAGCCGGGTTGGGAGGTCGACCCGGACGACGAGTGGGGAATCGCCGTCATCACGACCGTCGGTCGGCAGCTGAAGCTGCGGCGCGAGGCGGCGGGGATGCGGGCCGTCGAGTTCGGGGCGGCGGTCGGGTACGGCGAGGACATGGTCTACAAGATCGAGGGCGGGAAGCGGATTCCCCGGCAGGAGTACCTGGACCGGGCCGACGAGGCGCTGGACGCGGGCGGGCTGATCTCGGCGGCGTGGGAGGACGTGAAGAAGGTCCGGTACCCGAAGAAGGTGCGGGAGCTGGGGAAGCTGGAGGCGAAGGCCGTCGAGATCGGGGTGTACGAGTGCAACATCGTCGCGGGGCTGTTGCAGACGCCGGAGCATGCTCGGGTGCTGATCGAGGCTGCGCAGCCGCCCTACTCACCCGACGATGTCGAACGCATGGTGGCAGCCCGGTTGGCCAGGCAATCGGTGTACGAGCGCGATCCGGCTCCATCGATTCATTTCGTGTTGGAAGAGGCGCCCCTGCGTCGGCAGATCGGGGGCACAATGGGATGGCGACGGCAGCTCGAACGTCTGTTGGAGGTTGGGAGGTTGGCCAGTGTCACGCTCCAAGTCATGCCGACCAACGTTGACGCTCATCCAGGGCTCGACGGCAGGATCGAGTTGTTGAAGTTCCAGGACGGTACAGCGGTGGGGCGCGCCGACGGCTTGTTCAACGGACGTCCCGTCTCTGAACCGAGGCAACTCCGCATCCTGGAGTTGCAGTACGGAACCATCCGGGCGCAGGCACTCCCCCCTAGGGAGTCGCTGGCCTTCATCGAGAAACTGCTGGGAGAAACATGA
- a CDS encoding DUF397 domain-containing protein, with product MIREAELVWFKSTYSGGTNGESCVEIATTPGTIHVRDSKHVPGGGPRLTLTPTAWATFLPYASEPR from the coding sequence ATGATCCGCGAGGCCGAACTGGTCTGGTTCAAGAGCACCTACAGCGGCGGCACCAACGGCGAGTCCTGCGTCGAGATCGCGACCACCCCCGGCACGATCCACGTCCGAGACTCCAAGCACGTACCAGGTGGCGGCCCCCGCCTCACCCTCACCCCGACCGCCTGGGCGACCTTCCTCCCGTACGCGTCGGAGCCGCGCTGA
- a CDS encoding helix-turn-helix transcriptional regulator has product MEGMSAVKYAELGAFLRSRRERIRPADVGLPAGPRRRVPGLRREEVAQLAGASVDYYNELERGAGSQPSEQMIAALARALRLSSDERDYLYRLADRPVPVQGGAASHVHPGMLDLLGRMTSTPAQVITDLHVTLVQNPLAVALLGDHSGFRGPRASFVHRWFTEPDARRLYPEADHEGQSRSFVADLRAAAARRDAKDPEVGSMIRTLLAVSPEFASLWADHEVAVRRKDRKRLVHPVLGVIEVNCLHLFSEDGRQRLLWFTPAVGTESAGLLELLAVVGTQEVVSAAPTRTGGRSPRRSG; this is encoded by the coding sequence ATGGAGGGCATGAGCGCTGTGAAGTACGCCGAGCTGGGAGCGTTCCTGCGGTCGCGGCGGGAGCGCATCCGCCCGGCCGACGTCGGGCTTCCGGCCGGCCCTCGGCGCCGGGTGCCGGGGCTGCGGCGCGAGGAGGTCGCCCAGCTCGCCGGGGCGTCCGTGGACTACTACAACGAGCTGGAGCGCGGGGCCGGGTCGCAGCCGTCCGAGCAGATGATCGCCGCGCTGGCGCGTGCGCTGCGGCTCTCCTCCGACGAGCGGGACTATCTGTACCGGCTCGCGGACCGGCCGGTGCCCGTGCAGGGCGGGGCCGCTTCGCACGTGCACCCGGGCATGCTGGACCTGCTCGGGCGGATGACCTCGACCCCGGCGCAGGTGATCACCGACCTGCACGTCACCCTCGTGCAGAATCCGCTGGCGGTGGCGCTGCTCGGGGACCACTCGGGTTTCCGGGGGCCCAGGGCCAGCTTCGTCCACCGGTGGTTCACCGAGCCCGACGCCCGGCGCCTGTATCCGGAGGCCGACCACGAGGGCCAGTCCCGCTCCTTCGTCGCCGACCTGCGGGCCGCGGCGGCACGGAGGGACGCGAAGGACCCCGAGGTCGGGTCGATGATCCGGACGCTGCTCGCCGTCTCGCCCGAGTTCGCCTCGCTGTGGGCCGACCACGAGGTGGCCGTCCGGCGGAAGGACCGCAAACGGCTCGTCCATCCCGTGCTCGGCGTGATCGAGGTCAACTGCCTCCATCTCTTCAGCGAGGACGGACGGCAGCGACTGCTCTGGTTCACGCCGGCCGTGGGGACGGAGAGCGCGGGGCTGCTGGAGCTGTTGGCGGTGGTGGGGACGCAGGAGGTGGTCAGCGCGGCTCCGACGCGTACGGGAGGAAGGTCGCCCAGGCGGTCGGGGTGA
- a CDS encoding SDR family oxidoreductase gives MTTRTNTSRNQNPAADTRVAIVTGGSRGIGRAVSRKLAEDGLAVVVNYASDAASADETVAAITGTGGRAIAVAADVAEEKEIAALFDRAETEYGGVDVVVNSAGRMTLSPIADLDLDALDAMHRTNIRGTFVVAREAARRLRAGGSFVGFSTSVVGTQFPAYGAYAASKGAVEAMTLILARELRGRDITVNTVAPGPTATDLFLTGKTEEQIDQLAKTPPLERLGTPEDIAEVVAFLSSPAGHWVNGQILRANGGMI, from the coding sequence ATGACCACGAGAACGAACACGAGCAGGAACCAGAACCCAGCGGCCGACACCCGCGTAGCGATCGTCACCGGCGGGTCGCGCGGCATCGGCCGGGCGGTCTCGCGCAAGCTCGCCGAGGACGGCCTGGCCGTCGTCGTGAACTACGCCAGCGACGCCGCCTCCGCCGACGAGACGGTGGCGGCGATCACCGGGACCGGCGGCCGGGCGATCGCCGTGGCGGCGGACGTGGCGGAGGAGAAGGAGATCGCCGCGCTGTTCGACCGGGCGGAGACCGAGTACGGCGGCGTGGACGTCGTCGTGAACTCGGCCGGCCGCATGACCTTGTCGCCCATCGCCGACCTGGACCTGGACGCCCTGGACGCCATGCACCGCACCAACATCCGCGGCACCTTCGTGGTCGCCCGGGAGGCCGCCCGGCGCCTGCGGGCGGGGGGCTCCTTCGTGGGATTCTCGACATCCGTCGTCGGCACGCAGTTCCCGGCGTACGGGGCGTACGCGGCGAGCAAGGGCGCGGTGGAGGCGATGACGCTGATCCTCGCCCGTGAGCTGCGCGGACGGGACATCACCGTGAACACGGTGGCCCCCGGCCCCACGGCCACGGACCTGTTCCTCACCGGCAAGACGGAGGAGCAGATCGACCAGCTCGCGAAGACGCCGCCGCTGGAGCGGCTGGGCACCCCGGAGGACATCGCCGAGGTGGTCGCCTTCCTCTCCAGCCCCGCCGGTCACTGGGTGAACGGCCAGATCCTGCGTGCCAACGGGGGGATGATCTGA
- a CDS encoding 4-oxalocrotonate tautomerase family protein, translating to MPFAHFKVPEGTLTPEDKRKIVERTTDLYAEIYGERARPTTVVLVDEVPDGGWGVAGNVLTAEMLNADGD from the coding sequence ATGCCCTTCGCCCACTTCAAGGTCCCCGAGGGCACCCTCACCCCGGAGGACAAGCGGAAGATCGTCGAACGCACCACCGACCTCTACGCCGAGATCTACGGGGAGCGCGCCCGCCCCACCACCGTCGTCCTCGTCGACGAGGTCCCCGACGGCGGTTGGGGCGTCGCGGGCAACGTCCTCACCGCCGAGATGCTCAACGCGGACGGAGACTGA